Proteins found in one Xenopus laevis strain J_2021 chromosome 1L, Xenopus_laevis_v10.1, whole genome shotgun sequence genomic segment:
- the cox7c.L gene encoding cytochrome c oxidase subunit VIIc L homeolog codes for MFGQTVRRFATSAIRRSHYEEGPGKNLPFSVENKWRLLGMMTLFFGSGFAFPFIIVRHQLLKK; via the exons ATGTTCGGTCAGACTGTTCGTAGGTTTGCCACGTCCGCTATTCGCAGGTCCCACTACGAGGAGGGCCCTGGCAAG AACCTGCCTTTCTCCGTTGAAAACAAGTGGCGACTGCTAGGGATGATGACCCTGTTTTTTGGCAGTGGCTTCGCTTTCCCATTCATTATAGTAAGACACCAGCTGTTGAAAAAATGA